A genomic stretch from Thermoplasma sp. Kam2015 includes:
- a CDS encoding protease pro-enzyme activation domain-containing protein, which produces MNSKNIGFTIGAILIVALSLLAFSVAGSGFNPQTMGGPNEQPLIALSGSSLNQQTGNISSGYSLIPYQSAYDPSAVISVFIALEPSGDIQAYVNGLYDPSSSYYHQFLTPSQIGNRFGVSPYVYGEFVQYFESYGIYVSQNPSRLDLYLTGTVSQFESAFHTTIQSFRYQYTSNGIWNPLFGNSSAVKGSVTYSQPFYAATGDLKLPGDLEHYVSGISGLNGLFAQPDLMLPYGLSPTMVSAAGSGSGNNDPGVTYIPSIDNIQNLTYANYTWATPVAVGPVLGFPSDLGNYQFVFPSTMHILTGAENLWNGADAIRESPDLGQGITVAVIEVGFPIPSDMAQFSQQVFGNPNQLPDRLTYIGVGIPSVFDGIIDGFNYGWTLETELDIEYIAAMAPMAHIDVVAVPNPEFSSFDNAYQFIAQYLVNNDPVSAIPSGNVVFGPTAGATNITITSNSYGAPEWEAVFLGSPMYVTVEDELLAQLNAVGVTNFFASGDEGSNSMAASPSMPSQSPFATSVGGGQATAESNGVEFPLTNVIVNYSIFGISIPMYVASATGLASFTYWSYGFGFDGTFKGEIGGGFGESVMEQQPWYEAGLDVYDTGALIDPIVSGPAAFNMSIYGFGTWNLFYGGTSFATPITAGEWALIEEQASMLPSATPKMGNVNPLLFEAHNAYNANVPGISNPYVDMINIGKGFNYGPINDYSWYLFNLSISEPSDPVLPGWYATLFNPAGSGWNFLQGLGFINAAAMSKDLIGTVSEEGYSLINPAFSVMMVTPSGLSPFTTLTSGQMYTFRIVTSNGAIAGSNYMIDAFSGGVMTQITPNATGFFNYTPSYSRLSFLGNATEYGYFLVSVMNSPVVMPAWDFQQFGVSQPMASGNLVLTVTNPEGIAETGTVEIPMFTTTLTGFYNTYGIGPAEVMLNGEPVASAVVSEISVNVSQFYLIDPTMPVSSYAPGVTLGHFLTDARGNFAFWTDALLAETNGTLLTQVVQLRATYDGLTSNTVTVYIEPQAGDFIPSINYVSGHYISGVVDFADMKYVNYVNISIGSMPGQYTNVSYPPLFFDSRANTTVSGISNGYIPFNFTILPPPGQTIMLNMTASGINDLSVSFSFFGFTFLIYDIQHPIIWHYTLPVSNPGPDPSASISGSQKGIVSGSFGISYSSSWPGSNIEGKLNVYSSSKQMILTRSGTTGNVEINTESLSDGYYYAVFTVSTPTGLSASATYGFFVYNDVYNLQNNLTSAEKAIASYSSTATGYSSSSALKSSLIAALMDQFNQSVKDLNTLQAQAEVLYSSGMINSTTYNTVQTQISSYRSDLKTYHAEITSMAEHLTGPQIVRSSGIFGSYPTGLIAMISSVIIAGIILTVSIALIIPRRKKIK; this is translated from the coding sequence ATGAATTCGAAAAACATAGGATTTACGATTGGAGCGATATTGATCGTTGCTCTGTCTCTCCTGGCTTTTTCAGTAGCCGGAAGCGGTTTTAATCCGCAGACAATGGGCGGGCCCAATGAGCAGCCACTGATCGCACTCAGTGGATCATCACTGAATCAGCAGACTGGAAACATTTCATCCGGATATTCGCTGATCCCGTATCAGAGCGCATACGATCCCTCGGCTGTTATAAGCGTTTTCATTGCACTTGAGCCCAGCGGTGATATTCAGGCATACGTGAACGGACTCTATGATCCCAGTAGTTCCTACTACCATCAGTTTCTCACTCCCTCGCAGATAGGCAACAGGTTTGGTGTGAGTCCATACGTCTACGGCGAATTTGTCCAATACTTCGAGAGTTATGGCATATATGTTTCACAAAATCCCAGTCGCCTTGATCTATATCTAACAGGAACTGTATCGCAGTTTGAGAGCGCCTTCCATACAACGATCCAATCCTTCAGATACCAGTACACATCGAATGGTATTTGGAATCCATTATTTGGTAACAGCAGTGCTGTGAAGGGTTCCGTCACGTATTCTCAACCATTCTATGCTGCCACAGGCGATCTGAAACTCCCCGGCGATCTTGAACATTATGTCTCTGGCATCTCCGGTCTGAATGGTCTCTTCGCACAGCCAGATCTTATGCTTCCCTATGGGCTTTCTCCCACCATGGTTTCTGCTGCTGGTTCCGGATCTGGCAACAACGACCCGGGCGTGACGTACATTCCGTCAATAGACAACATACAGAACCTGACATATGCCAACTACACGTGGGCAACGCCTGTAGCTGTCGGCCCGGTACTCGGCTTCCCATCTGATCTAGGCAACTATCAGTTCGTATTTCCAAGCACTATGCATATACTCACCGGCGCAGAAAATCTCTGGAACGGAGCTGATGCGATACGCGAAAGTCCCGACCTTGGACAGGGAATAACCGTAGCAGTGATTGAGGTTGGATTCCCGATCCCGTCCGATATGGCTCAGTTCTCTCAGCAGGTATTCGGAAATCCAAACCAGCTTCCTGACAGGCTCACATACATAGGTGTAGGTATACCGTCAGTGTTTGACGGCATAATAGACGGCTTCAACTATGGATGGACTCTGGAAACCGAGCTGGATATAGAGTATATCGCAGCCATGGCTCCTATGGCCCACATTGACGTTGTAGCTGTGCCTAACCCTGAATTTTCCAGCTTCGATAATGCATATCAGTTTATAGCGCAGTACCTTGTCAACAACGATCCTGTTTCTGCAATACCCAGCGGAAACGTAGTTTTCGGACCAACCGCAGGTGCCACAAACATAACGATAACAAGCAATTCATACGGCGCTCCAGAATGGGAAGCAGTATTCTTGGGATCACCAATGTACGTTACGGTTGAAGATGAACTGCTTGCTCAGCTTAACGCGGTTGGTGTTACTAATTTCTTTGCCTCGGGAGATGAGGGATCAAACTCCATGGCCGCCTCACCGTCTATGCCCTCTCAGTCGCCGTTTGCAACATCGGTTGGTGGTGGTCAGGCAACCGCTGAATCGAATGGCGTTGAGTTCCCATTAACTAACGTGATCGTAAACTACAGCATATTTGGAATATCCATACCGATGTATGTCGCTTCGGCGACAGGCCTGGCCAGCTTCACATACTGGAGCTACGGGTTTGGCTTCGATGGTACTTTCAAGGGAGAAATAGGTGGTGGTTTCGGAGAATCAGTTATGGAACAGCAGCCATGGTATGAAGCGGGCCTTGACGTGTATGACACCGGAGCATTGATAGATCCAATAGTATCCGGCCCGGCTGCCTTCAATATGTCCATATACGGATTCGGAACATGGAACCTCTTCTATGGAGGTACATCATTTGCAACACCGATAACTGCAGGTGAATGGGCTCTTATAGAAGAACAGGCTTCCATGCTTCCATCCGCGACTCCAAAGATGGGCAATGTAAATCCACTGCTGTTTGAAGCTCACAATGCCTATAACGCCAACGTCCCCGGAATTTCCAATCCATACGTCGATATGATAAATATAGGTAAGGGTTTCAATTATGGCCCCATCAACGACTATTCCTGGTACCTCTTCAACCTCAGCATCAGCGAGCCCAGCGATCCTGTGCTTCCTGGCTGGTACGCGACCTTATTCAATCCTGCCGGCAGTGGCTGGAACTTCCTGCAGGGCCTTGGATTCATAAATGCCGCGGCAATGTCTAAAGATCTTATAGGCACGGTTTCTGAGGAGGGCTACTCGCTTATCAATCCTGCCTTCAGCGTGATGATGGTGACTCCGTCTGGCCTATCCCCATTCACAACCCTTACGTCTGGACAGATGTATACATTCAGGATAGTGACGTCAAATGGCGCGATTGCCGGCAGTAACTACATGATAGATGCATTCAGCGGTGGCGTCATGACCCAGATAACACCCAATGCCACAGGCTTCTTCAACTATACGCCATCATATTCAAGGCTGAGCTTCCTGGGCAATGCAACTGAATACGGCTATTTCTTGGTCTCGGTGATGAACTCGCCTGTGGTCATGCCGGCATGGGATTTCCAGCAGTTTGGGGTTTCACAGCCTATGGCCAGCGGAAACCTAGTGCTGACCGTAACGAATCCCGAAGGTATTGCGGAGACAGGAACAGTTGAAATACCGATGTTCACCACAACGCTGACAGGCTTCTACAACACCTATGGAATTGGACCAGCGGAAGTTATGCTTAACGGGGAGCCCGTAGCTAGCGCAGTAGTCTCAGAAATATCCGTCAATGTTAGCCAGTTCTACCTTATCGACCCAACGATGCCGGTATCGTCCTACGCGCCGGGTGTCACCTTAGGGCACTTCCTGACCGATGCGCGTGGCAATTTCGCCTTCTGGACCGATGCACTCCTTGCGGAGACCAACGGCACACTTCTCACACAGGTAGTCCAGCTCAGGGCTACCTACGACGGACTTACCTCGAACACCGTCACCGTATATATAGAACCACAGGCTGGCGACTTCATACCCAGCATCAACTACGTTTCAGGGCATTACATATCTGGAGTTGTAGATTTTGCTGATATGAAATACGTAAACTACGTCAATATATCTATCGGATCCATGCCAGGCCAGTACACTAACGTGAGCTATCCACCGCTGTTCTTCGATAGCAGGGCCAATACCACAGTGAGCGGTATATCAAATGGCTACATACCGTTCAACTTCACGATCCTGCCACCACCCGGACAGACCATAATGCTGAATATGACGGCTTCTGGTATCAACGATCTGAGCGTGTCATTCAGCTTCTTCGGATTCACCTTCCTAATATACGATATACAGCACCCCATCATATGGCATTATACGCTGCCTGTTAGCAATCCTGGGCCAGATCCATCTGCCTCAATATCTGGATCCCAGAAAGGCATAGTTTCTGGATCCTTTGGAATATCATATTCCTCCTCATGGCCTGGTAGCAATATTGAGGGCAAACTAAACGTTTACAGCAGCTCCAAACAGATGATCTTGACGCGCAGCGGAACAACTGGAAATGTAGAGATAAACACCGAATCTCTCAGCGACGGATACTACTATGCGGTATTCACTGTTTCCACGCCAACTGGTCTTTCTGCATCTGCAACATATGGATTCTTCGTCTACAACGATGTATATAATCTTCAGAACAATCTGACAAGTGCAGAAAAAGCCATCGCCTCATATTCATCGACTGCCACAGGTTATTCCTCATCCAGCGCTTTGAAGTCTTCATTGATCGCTGCATTGATGGATCAGTTTAACCAGAGTGTGAAGGATCTCAATACACTTCAGGCGCAGGCTGAGGTGCTTTACAGCAGTGGCATGATAAATTCAACGACATACAACACCGTTCAGACACAGATATCTTCCTATAGATCAGATCTTAAGACCTATCATGCTGAGATAACTTCAATGGCTGAACATCTGACAGGCCCGCAGATCGTAAGAAGTTCTGGCATATTTGGCAGCTATCCCACTGGTCTAATCGCAATGATCTCGTCCGTAATAATAGCGGGCATAATACTAACGGTCTCCATCGCTCTTATAATACCCAGAAGAAAGAAAATAAAATGA
- a CDS encoding chromate resistance protein ChrB domain-containing protein has translation MKWITRERAMVDRIACPWLIKRFIDPDAEFIYVPPQEVLKRAKELNAVPFDVENVELTHFREGNEERVSFDAFIKKYNLRDPALLELARIVRGADAKIDNPPPESPGMKALARGFREIARDDLENIKLQFPAYDALYAYCKMKVAAKNNAL, from the coding sequence ATGAAATGGATAACAAGAGAAAGAGCTATGGTGGACAGAATTGCCTGCCCTTGGCTGATAAAAAGGTTCATTGATCCTGATGCTGAATTTATCTATGTTCCGCCTCAGGAAGTATTGAAAAGAGCTAAAGAACTTAATGCCGTGCCATTCGATGTCGAAAATGTAGAACTGACGCATTTCAGGGAAGGAAATGAAGAACGAGTCAGTTTTGACGCGTTTATCAAAAAGTATAACCTGCGGGATCCTGCTCTCCTTGAGCTTGCGAGGATAGTCAGAGGCGCTGATGCAAAGATCGACAACCCCCCTCCAGAAAGCCCAGGAATGAAGGCGCTGGCAAGGGGATTCAGGGAAATTGCAAGAGATGATCTGGAAAATATAAAACTACAGTTTCCTGCATATGATGCACTATACGCATATTGCAAGATGAAGGTAGCTGCCAAAAATAATGCTTTATAA
- a CDS encoding winged helix-turn-helix domain-containing protein: MNYLSITPGRWEIKYREMIRGKSGKDHLFDAVYKSELNEIVTVMIAPNSSDISKMAKEFNYNSEDIGAKRKFLITCGEIESDTIENFKSQGISVLILPSIFCKGEGIGNDAEIPDNIIQDMPENDGGEAQRKRSRANIIMDLISTIRENSNQIPLTRLFYACNLNHRMGKGIIEDLERSGIVCIKKSGSNRNLVELTQKGILLANDYEFIRDILGK, translated from the coding sequence TTGAACTATCTTTCAATAACACCCGGTAGGTGGGAGATCAAATACAGAGAAATGATAAGAGGGAAATCTGGGAAAGATCATCTATTCGATGCTGTATACAAATCTGAACTTAATGAGATCGTCACTGTCATGATCGCCCCGAATTCTTCTGATATTTCGAAGATGGCAAAGGAATTCAATTATAATTCAGAGGATATTGGCGCCAAGAGGAAATTTCTCATAACCTGTGGTGAGATAGAATCGGATACAATAGAGAACTTCAAGTCCCAAGGTATATCTGTTCTAATACTACCCAGCATCTTCTGCAAGGGCGAAGGTATAGGAAATGATGCTGAAATTCCTGATAATATCATTCAGGATATGCCAGAAAATGATGGTGGTGAAGCTCAGAGGAAAAGATCTCGCGCAAATATAATAATGGATCTGATATCCACGATAAGGGAGAATTCAAATCAGATACCATTGACCAGACTATTCTATGCCTGCAATCTAAATCACAGGATGGGAAAGGGCATAATAGAAGATCTGGAGCGGTCTGGCATAGTCTGTATAAAGAAATCAGGGTCCAATAGGAATCTAGTGGAATTAACCCAGAAGGGGATTTTGCTCGCGAATGATTATGAATTCATACGTGATATATTGGGAAAATAG
- a CDS encoding winged helix-turn-helix domain-containing protein, protein MESLTSISPNRKNRDRGDLVFGILRELYNTDGQIGITRLIYKVNTNYNIARDILDMLSRSGLIERKSKNERSEFRVTDKGLRFIEAYERINSVLGHKKR, encoded by the coding sequence ATGGAGTCTTTAACTAGTATTAGCCCTAATAGAAAAAATAGAGATCGTGGGGACCTCGTATTTGGTATATTGAGAGAATTATACAACACTGATGGACAGATAGGAATAACAAGACTGATATATAAAGTAAATACAAACTATAATATAGCACGGGATATCCTCGATATGCTTTCCAGAAGTGGCCTCATAGAAAGGAAATCAAAAAATGAAAGATCCGAGTTCAGGGTTACGGATAAAGGATTGAGATTCATCGAAGCATATGAGAGAATAAATTCAGTGCTGGGTCATAAAAAAAGATAG
- a CDS encoding replication factor A (Replication protein A protects and stabilize the intermediate ssDNA that is generated by the unwinding action of a DNA helicase at the replication fork. In addition, SSBs prevent the formation of secondary structures by single-stranded template DNA.) → MLSKIIEVDTAKQNIDMKVKILSLNKRTVKNERGETVYYYGIIGDETGTLPFTAWVFPPAIRVGDVVEIRSCYSSIYNGKIRIYVDGRSEVILKPDVDMEVKRTSDLVKIRDISLSMPYVSVVGKITGVHKREYENEGISKNVYQAYIEDETARVRISSFGKVLQENDVVRIDNARVTQFNGYISLSIGDNSKIEAVNTTIPDKPRHIFISEIRSPVGGITIAGFVVNVGQGSRIFTKCSVCKKIVENGKCNDHPKAPVYPDLFGYFSISDGTGTITCYINGDSFLPYAGIPQEQFRRDAYSMNPNAIIKKNLIGKCISVTGDLRMQDDKITLNVQSIRAISAEDNREITNIIEEEFQ, encoded by the coding sequence ATGCTATCAAAGATAATCGAGGTGGACACCGCAAAGCAGAATATAGATATGAAGGTGAAAATTCTGTCCCTGAATAAACGCACCGTGAAGAATGAACGCGGTGAGACCGTTTACTATTATGGTATAATCGGCGATGAGACAGGTACGCTGCCATTCACGGCCTGGGTCTTCCCGCCTGCCATTCGGGTTGGTGACGTGGTCGAAATAAGGTCATGCTATTCGAGCATCTATAACGGAAAGATCAGGATATACGTCGATGGCAGATCCGAGGTGATCTTGAAGCCCGACGTGGACATGGAGGTCAAGAGAACCTCAGATCTGGTGAAGATAAGGGATATCAGTCTGAGCATGCCGTATGTCTCTGTGGTCGGAAAGATAACTGGCGTACATAAAAGAGAATATGAAAACGAGGGCATTTCTAAGAACGTATATCAGGCGTACATAGAAGATGAAACGGCAAGGGTCAGGATATCTTCATTCGGGAAGGTGCTACAGGAAAATGATGTTGTACGCATAGATAATGCACGTGTAACTCAGTTCAATGGCTATATCAGCCTTTCCATAGGCGATAACTCCAAAATAGAGGCTGTAAATACTACAATACCAGATAAGCCAAGGCATATCTTCATATCTGAGATAAGATCGCCCGTGGGCGGTATAACCATAGCTGGTTTTGTTGTCAATGTCGGTCAAGGGAGCAGGATTTTCACGAAATGCAGTGTATGCAAGAAGATAGTGGAGAACGGCAAATGCAATGATCATCCAAAGGCCCCGGTATACCCAGATTTATTTGGATATTTCTCAATATCCGATGGTACCGGAACCATAACTTGCTATATTAACGGAGATAGCTTCTTGCCATATGCTGGTATTCCACAGGAACAGTTCAGGAGAGACGCATATTCAATGAATCCAAATGCCATAATCAAAAAGAATCTGATCGGGAAATGCATATCCGTTACCGGTGATCTGAGAATGCAGGATGATAAGATCACGTTGAACGTGCAATCGATACGCGCCATCTCCGCTGAAGATAACAGAGAGATCACGAATATAATAGAGGAGGAATTCCAATGA
- a CDS encoding DNA-directed RNA polymerase subunit H produces the protein MAKFNVLDHNLVPEHHIVSEEEEKEILKELNIDKEFLPKISPNDPAIKALEAVHGKIKEGTIIKIVRKSPTMGHSVYYRVVASEVFK, from the coding sequence ATGGCAAAATTTAATGTATTAGATCATAATCTCGTTCCGGAGCATCACATAGTATCAGAAGAGGAGGAGAAGGAGATCCTTAAGGAATTGAATATTGATAAGGAATTTCTGCCGAAAATCAGCCCTAATGACCCTGCTATAAAGGCTCTGGAGGCCGTTCATGGCAAGATCAAGGAGGGAACGATAATCAAGATAGTGAGAAAAAGCCCTACAATGGGGCATTCGGTATATTATCGTGTTGTTGCGTCTGAGGTGTTTAAGTGA
- a CDS encoding S26 family signal peptidase: MDLRRIIAIAVIIGVVIFLTSVTIYSGIWPPVDTIASESMTHSDYWTYGTMNVGDIVFVKRVSSVPGPVITYVVGRQTGFSTYGEYGNVILYKNPEGQTIIHRAMFYLSWADGMPVVQGFHNQSWMKVTKMYILIYDVGFSHRNLVVYLRGMVNESGFITVGDFNLAYRGIYNSSLNAYEAADQNVGITNAPVNSSNIIGMAFWDIPWFGLIKLNILKAYGQWPYSNEVAKNSYDYLFASIIIIAALIFLPYSKIYDFYRKRKK; encoded by the coding sequence ATGGACTTAAGGAGGATAATAGCTATTGCAGTGATCATTGGCGTAGTAATTTTTCTGACGTCTGTGACAATATATTCCGGGATATGGCCTCCAGTGGATACCATAGCTTCTGAGAGCATGACCCATTCAGACTACTGGACATACGGGACGATGAATGTCGGCGATATCGTATTCGTTAAGAGAGTATCAAGCGTTCCCGGTCCGGTCATAACCTACGTTGTTGGGCGACAAACTGGATTCTCAACATATGGCGAGTATGGAAATGTTATCCTATACAAGAATCCAGAAGGTCAGACAATAATACATAGAGCAATGTTCTATCTTTCCTGGGCTGATGGAATGCCGGTGGTCCAAGGGTTTCATAATCAGAGCTGGATGAAGGTAACTAAGATGTATATTCTGATATATGACGTTGGCTTTTCTCACAGAAATCTTGTTGTATATCTCAGAGGAATGGTTAATGAAAGTGGGTTTATTACTGTGGGGGATTTCAATCTGGCTTACCGTGGAATATACAACTCAAGCCTGAACGCTTATGAGGCCGCAGATCAGAATGTTGGAATAACAAATGCCCCAGTAAATTCATCCAATATAATAGGTATGGCATTCTGGGATATACCATGGTTTGGGCTCATAAAGCTCAATATTCTAAAGGCATATGGGCAATGGCCCTATTCGAACGAAGTCGCCAAAAATTCATACGATTATCTCTTTGCCTCCATCATAATAATAGCAGCTTTAATCTTCCTGCCATACAGCAAAATTTATGATTTCTATAGAAAACGTAAAAAATAA